GTCTTATTATAGGAAGCCATCTCTCTTTCGCCTTGTAAAACGTGGACTTCAACAGAAGTCTGACCGTCAGCAGCCGTCGAGAAGACCTGACTCTTTTTCGTAGGTATAGTGGTGTTTCTTTCGATAAGTTTTGTAAATACTCCGCCAAGTGTTTCAATCCCGAGTGACAGTGGGGTAACATCCAGAAGCAGTAGATCTTTTACATCTCCCGCTAAAACCCCCGCCTGGATAGATGCGCCGGCTGCAACACACTCATCAGGATTTATACCTTTAAAAGGATCCTTGCCTGTTATATTTTTAACAGCGTCCTGAACTGCAGGGATTCTTGTCGAACCACCGACAAGCAGTATCTTGGCAAGATCAGAATTCTGAAGTCCGGCATCTGCCATAGCCTTTCTTACCGGGTCAAGAGTACGATTGACAAGGTCAGCAGTCATCTCATTGAATTTAGCTCTTGTTAGTGTAACATCAAGATGTTTCGGCCCGGCTGAATCAGCTGTGATAAACGGCAGATTGATCGAAGCCGTTGTCATACCTGAAAGTTCTATTTTAGCTTTCTCCGCAGCTTCTTTCAAGAGCTGCATAGCCATTTTATCACCCGATAAGTCGATACCGTTGTCACGTTTGAATTCTGCAACCAGCCAGTCAATGATACGCTGATCGAAATCATCGCCGCCAAGGCGTGTATCACCGTTAGTTGCAAGAACTTCGATTACGCCGTCACTTATCTCAAGGATAGACACGTCGAATGTGCCGCCGCCAAGGTCATAAACCATAACTTTTTCGTCTTTATCTTTATCAACGCCATAAGCAAGCGCAGCAGCAGTAGGCTCGTTTATGATTCTCAAAACTTCAAGCCCGGCAATCTTACCAGCATTCTTTGTTGCCTGTCTCTGTGCGTCGTTGAAGTAAGCCGGAACAGTTATAACCGCCTGAGTAACTGTTGAACCAAGATAATTTTCAGCATCTGATTTTAATTTTGTAAGTATCATAGCCGATATTTCTTCTGGTGAATACTGTTTTCCATCGATATCTACACGGTGAGCCGTGCCCATCTGTCTTTTAATTGAAATGACAGTCTTTTCAGGATTGGTTACAGCCTGGCGCTTTGCGACCTGGCCAACCATTCTCTCTCCGGTTTTTGAAAAAGATACAACTGAAGGAGTAGTTCTGCCGCCTTCAGCATTAGGGATTACAACTGATTCTCCGCCTTCCATAACTGCAACACATGAATTCGTGGTACCTAAGTCGATACCAATAATCTTTCCCATAATTAATTCCTCCTAATATATAGATAATTTTCAATATACTAATTTGCAACCTTGACAAGTGTATGTCTTATAACTTTTCCGCCCAGCATGTATCCCTTTCGCATTACCTCTGAGATACTGTTCTGCGGCAAGCTATCATCTTCTATGTGGATTATTGCCTCATGAAGCTCCGGATTAAACTCACCATCCGCCGGAATTTCAGATATATTCAGTTTTTGCAACATATCGGTGAATTTTTTATATACCATATCTACACCGTCTTTATACGATTTATCTGAACATTCTTGAGATATTGCACGCTCAAAATCATCGATAAGCGGGATAACATCGGAAATTGTTGCGCTTACAGCATCATTCCAAAGGCTTTCTTTTTCTTTAGATGTTCTCTTTCTAAAATTATCGTACTCAGCCGCAAGCCTAAGCATTTGATCTGACAATGTTGCTTTTTCCGCTTCAAGAGCCTCAATTTTTTTTGCTGTCTCGTCAACTTCTTCAATATTTGTCTCGATATCATTTACTTCGCTTTTTGTGTCCTCTGAGCTTTCTTCTGTTGTCTTTGCTTCTTCCTTGTTGCAGGCTTTCTCGTTTTTTATTTCTTCTGACATATTAACCTCCGTTATCCAATTTATCCTTGCCGAAAAACGTTTCATTTAAAAGCTTGTTAAGGGATTGCGTGAAATATTCCAGATGAGCGGCAACCTTGCCGTAATTCATTCTTGTAGGACCGATGACCCCTATAACACCAACAGTTTTTTCTCCAATCTTATAGTTACCTATCACGATACTTGAATCCTGCATCTTTACAAGCGGATTTTCCTTTCCGATTACTATTTTTATATCCTCTTCACTGTCTGTTTCGGCAAGCTGTGCCATCATTTCTTTGAGTTCATCCTTATTATCAAGGACTGAAAAAAGATTTTTAACTTTATCAGTACTCTGGAACTCAGGGTATTCCAAAATGTTGGCTGCGCCACCCAAATACACCTCAGCAGAATCTATCTCACGCATTGTATCCGAGATAAACTGCAGTATAGGCATAAGTACAAAATGAAAAGACTGAAGTTCATCCTGAACCTGCGATATAAGAGGCAGAGTGATCGACTCAATCGGGATCCCGGTAAAACGATTATTCATTACAATCCCTATATCAAACAAAACTTCAGAATCTATTGGAATAGTAGATCGAAACACCTTATTCTTGACAATCCCACCGCTTGTCACCACAACAAGCACAAATGAGAAAGAATCAATCGGTATAAAATCAAATCTTTTAATAGACGCGTTATTCAGTTTAGGAGTAACTGCAACGGTAGTTAAATTCATAAGTCCGCTTATCTGTCTTCCGACATCAGCGATTAATTTTTCAAGCTGAGTTGCCCTATTTTGAAGAAGATCGTTAATCCTCTGCATTTCCATAGCCGAAAGTTTATAGTGCTCCATTAAATCATTTACAAACAGCCTATAGCCTTTTTGCGTTGGAATTCTTCCCGCAGAAGTATGAGGCTGCTCAAGATACCCTAAAGACTCAAGTTCAGACATTTCATTTCGGATAGTCGCAGAGGAAAGACCAATACCTGTTTGCTCAGCAATCGCCTTAGATCCTACAGGTTCCGCATTTTGGATATAGTCATTGACTATGGCATAGAGTATTCTCTTTTTTCTTTCACTCAGTTCCACAATCTCACCTTTTCTACTTTTAGCACTCTTATCTCCTGAGTGCTAACCGCAATAATATATTAGCACTCACCCCAAGTGAGTGTCAATAGTCCATTTGTAAACAAAGTATTAATAAATGCACAAATTAATATGATGTTTTCGTATAATATTTACTAATTTAATAAATATATGTCGAAAAATAATAAAAA
The Bacillota bacterium DNA segment above includes these coding regions:
- the dnaK gene encoding molecular chaperone DnaK; translated protein: MGKIIGIDLGTTNSCVAVMEGGESVVIPNAEGGRTTPSVVSFSKTGERMVGQVAKRQAVTNPEKTVISIKRQMGTAHRVDIDGKQYSPEEISAMILTKLKSDAENYLGSTVTQAVITVPAYFNDAQRQATKNAGKIAGLEVLRIINEPTAAALAYGVDKDKDEKVMVYDLGGGTFDVSILEISDGVIEVLATNGDTRLGGDDFDQRIIDWLVAEFKRDNGIDLSGDKMAMQLLKEAAEKAKIELSGMTTASINLPFITADSAGPKHLDVTLTRAKFNEMTADLVNRTLDPVRKAMADAGLQNSDLAKILLVGGSTRIPAVQDAVKNITGKDPFKGINPDECVAAGASIQAGVLAGDVKDLLLLDVTPLSLGIETLGGVFTKLIERNTTIPTKKSQVFSTAADGQTSVEVHVLQGEREMASYNKTLGRFHLDGIPAAPRGVPQVEVTFDIDANGIVNVSAKDLGTGKEQKITITASTNLSKDDIDKAVKEAEKFAEEDKKQKENIDIKNNAEQLAFSTEKTLEDLGDKISADEKSSIKEMCDRLKETAKGTDYDKMKTETEELTKKFYEISAKLYSQAQPQGQPQEQAQENPDGTVNADYKVVDDDKK
- the grpE gene encoding nucleotide exchange factor GrpE; amino-acid sequence: MSEEIKNEKACNKEEAKTTEESSEDTKSEVNDIETNIEEVDETAKKIEALEAEKATLSDQMLRLAAEYDNFRKRTSKEKESLWNDAVSATISDVIPLIDDFERAISQECSDKSYKDGVDMVYKKFTDMLQKLNISEIPADGEFNPELHEAIIHIEDDSLPQNSISEVMRKGYMLGGKVIRHTLVKVAN
- the hrcA gene encoding heat-inducible transcriptional repressor HrcA; translation: MELSERKKRILYAIVNDYIQNAEPVGSKAIAEQTGIGLSSATIRNEMSELESLGYLEQPHTSAGRIPTQKGYRLFVNDLMEHYKLSAMEMQRINDLLQNRATQLEKLIADVGRQISGLMNLTTVAVTPKLNNASIKRFDFIPIDSFSFVLVVVTSGGIVKNKVFRSTIPIDSEVLFDIGIVMNNRFTGIPIESITLPLISQVQDELQSFHFVLMPILQFISDTMREIDSAEVYLGGAANILEYPEFQSTDKVKNLFSVLDNKDELKEMMAQLAETDSEEDIKIVIGKENPLVKMQDSSIVIGNYKIGEKTVGVIGVIGPTRMNYGKVAAHLEYFTQSLNKLLNETFFGKDKLDNGG